The Phragmites australis chromosome 15, lpPhrAust1.1, whole genome shotgun sequence genome window below encodes:
- the LOC133892753 gene encoding DEAD-box ATP-dependent RNA helicase 52B, protein MRSSWADSVANAEESAPATGGAANGSVANHGNSRPTRSSYVPPHLRGCSVGAGVEAQSGSAVPAQSGPLPSAATNPSGQAAVVNGPRWAGIVNGGGSGSVGGPRQGYGGGGRGGGGGGGGNAWNSRPGGWDRRDREPDPFAKSEAEEVNFEGLENTGINFDAYDDIPVETSGHDVPPPVNTFAEIDLGDALNENIRRCKYVKPTPVQRYAIPISIAGRDLMACAQTGSGKTAAFCFPIISGILKSRPPQRSRSSRTAYPLALILSPTRELSVQIHEEAKKFAYQTGVKVVVAYGGAPITQQLRELERGVEILVATPGRLMDLLERARVSLQMINYLALDEADRMLDMGFEPQIRKIVEQMDMPPRGERQTMLFSATFPKEIQRMAADFLADYIFLAVGRVGSSTDLIVQRVEFVLDADKRSYLMDLIHAQKANGTHGKQSLTLVFVETKRGADALEDWLYRNGFPATSIHGDRTQQEREHALRSFKSGATPILVATDVAARGLDIPHVAHVINFDLPNDIDDYVHRIGRTGRAGKSGLATAFFNESNISLARPLSELMQEANQEVPQWLERYAARSTYGGGGGRNRRSGGGARFGGRDFRRDRGSGGGYGGGGGAYGGGGYGGSSGYGGGYGGGQSTSAWD, encoded by the exons ATGCGATCTTCATGGGCTGACTCAGTTGCGAACGCCGAGGAATCGGCGCCCGCGACTGGTGGTGCTGCTAACGGATCGGTTGCTAATCACGGCAATTCGCGCCCCACGCGCAGCTCCTACGTGCCTCCTCACCTCCGTGGCTGTTCGGTTGGTGCTGGCGTTGAGGCCCAATCAGGCTCAGCAGTGCCAGCACAAAGTGGTCCTCTGCCCTCGGCTGCTACGAACCCTTCTGGTCAGGCTGCTGTTGTCAATGGCCCTCGCTGGGCTGGCATAGTGAATGGTGGTGGCAGCGGCAGTGTGGGTGGTCCTCGCCAGGGCTATGGCGGTGGTGGCCGTggcggtgggggtgggggtggtggcAATGCCTGGAACTCCCGCCCTGGGGGTTGGGACCGCAGAGACCGTGAGCCGGATCCTTTTGCCAAAAGCGAGGCTGAAGAAGTTAACTTTGAAGGCCTGGAGAACACAGGCATCAATTTTGATGCATATGACGATATCCCTGTTGAGACGAGTGGCCATGATGTACCCCCACCAGTCAACACATTTGCAGAGATTGATTTGGGTGATGCGCTGAATGAGAATATCCGAAGGTGCAAGTATGTGAAACCAACACCGGTGCAGCGTTATGCCATCCCAATCTCCATTGCAGGGCGGGATCTTATGGCTTGCGCACAGACAGGGTCTGGGAAGACTGCAGCCTTTTGTTTTCCAATCATCAGTGGCATCTTGAAGTCAAGGCCACCCCAGAGGTCACGGAGTTCAAGGACCGCATATCCTCTGGCTCTGATATTATCTCCTACTCGTGAGCTTTCAGTCCAA ATCCATGAAGAAGCAAAGAAATTTGCATATCAGACTGGTGTCAAAGTTGTGGTTGCATATGGAGGCGCACCAATAACTCAGCAG CTGAGGGAGTTAGAGAGAGGTGTTGAAATTCTCGTGGCAACTCCTGGACGCTTAATGGATCTGTTGGAGAGGGCCAGAGTCTCACTGCAAATGATAAATTATTTAGCTCTCGATGAAGCCGATCGAATGCTTGATATGGGTTTTGAGCCGCAGATACGTAAGATTGTTGAGCAGATGGACATGCCTCCACGTGGTGAGAGGCAGACAATGTTATTTAGTGCTACATTCCCGAAAGAGATACAG CGGATGGCTGCAGATTTCCTTGCTGATTATATATTTCTTGCTGTTGGGAGAGTTGGTTCAAGTACCGATTTGATTGTTCAGAGGGTGGAGTTTGTCCTTGATGCAGACAAACGAAGCTACCTCATGGACCTTATTCATGCACAAAAGGCTAATGGTACACATGGGAAG CAATCTCTTACTTTAGTTTTTGTGGAGACAAAGAGGGGGGCTGATGCTCTGGAGGACTGGCTCTATAGAAATGGCTTCCCTGCGACTAGCATTCATGGAGACAGGACACAACAG GAAAGAGAGCATGCTCTAAGATCCTTCAAGAGTGGAGCTACTCCCATCCTTGTAGCGACTGATGTTGCTGCTCGTGGACTTGACATCCCACATGTTGCCCATGTGATCAATTTTGATCTCCCAAATGATATAGATGACTATGTCCATCGGATCGGAAGGACCGGACGTGCAGGCAAATCTGGTCTGGCGACTGCATTCTTCAACGAGAGCAACATTTCACTGGCAAGGCCGTTGAGTGAGCTCATGCAAGAGGCCAACCAGGAGGTTCCTCAGTGGCTTGAGAGGTACGCTGCGCGTTCAACCTAcggaggtggtggcggtagAAACCGCAGATCTGGTGGTGGCGCTAGATTTGGTGGCCGTGACTTCAGGCGAGACAGGGGCAGCGGTGGTGGTtatggtggtggaggtggagcttaTGGAGGAGGCGGATATGGTGGGTCGTCAGGATATGGCGGTGGCTATGGTGGTGGTCAAAGTACGAGTGCTTGGGACTGA